ATCCAGGTAACCATTTGACCTAAattatcattatttttaaatccacAGAGTTAAGATGCTATTTAAAATTCACAAAATAAATTCCTCAactaattaattaaaaacatcACAAGGTTAATATTAAAAAATGGGGGCTTCTAACTCTATATTTGACTGGTTAGATCCTACTGGGTGTTCAGCTCTTGATAACCAAGACTATTTATTTTGGGTCTAAAAATATGGATTTATGAGTGCCTGAAATTAGgctcctctttttaaaaattcctgacCGAAACAAAGCCATCTGACATTCACTTTCCATCCATAAAAAAACCCCATTCATAAATATATGAGGCAGAATAAATCCCACAAGCTCCACAATCTCAGAAAGTAGTTTACTATGACCCAGTGATTTGACTCAATTGTATGGTCAAGTAATTAACAGACTAGCTACAAGACATCTGTGAAATTCAATGCTAtaccttctaaaaaaatgactgatcataaaaacaaaacatcttagGTTTGCTGGTAGAGACCCCACTTACAAATGGGAATTTTATCACTGTAACTGGTTTGTGTCATATTTTTCAGAATCaagaaatgtattaaaaatggtATTTCTAAGATATGCTAAGTTTTGGTGCCTGTCAAACTCAAGGGCTACTTGATAGTGTTCATCTAAACTAACAGCAgtgaaattcagagttaaagctgCCACTCACTTCATCATTAATAATTCTGTCATAAGTATTGCAGAAGTCACCGACCAGCAGAAATCTTACACACAGTACCTGTTTGCTCAAGCTCTCAGATATAGGCTGTATTCTGGCCCTCTTTTTTCCTCCCTGCTACTGCAGTATAAGAAGCCAATTGAGTACTAAGACTGTGATAGAAGAAAATCAGCCAAtactctcctttcctttcctttttctttaattaatttGTATTCTGCAATCCTACTGATTAAATTATTGTAAAGTATGAGTTTTAATTTAAACCCAGACAATCGACAAGAACATCTACACAAAAAACTCTCAATCTCAGCTACGAGGAGGAAGGGTCAGGAAGCTCCGCCTTTCTCTCAACTTTCTGGCTGCACCCACACTGCCAAGTGGTTTATTTCACTAGCAAACCTCCCAGTTTGCCTGATGCCCATGACCAGCCCAAAGCATAAATTAAGAGAAATCACTCCCAACAGCAAGGAAGCTGTGGTACAAAGTTCCCACATGAAAAGCCAGATGAAGATGGGAGAGACTGGACTAGGTTGTCAGAAGCCACATATGTGATAACCATACATATGTTGAACAGTGAAAAAAACCTCTATTAAGCTTCCAAGAGTAAGATGAATGGGTTAAAAATATGGGTGTAATACAGTATAGAATTAATGATAACCGTCAGTAGAGCTCCAGTTTTTCTAGCCTTACTAATACTGTCCCCTTCCTTTTCATCGTTTACCTAGCCACAGCTCTATCCTGAACAATCATTTAAGCCTGTACATACTATCATGAGATAGTAGTGTGTATCCCTGTGGAGTAAGGCATCAACTCCCCAAAAAGATATGGGCATCATGAAAAAGAGATTGCTTAACTGTGTTATTTTTCCTCTAATTATGAACTGTTAGTACAAAGGATTCCCAGTTAGCCAGTGTGTTTGTAACAGGATGTGCTGTCTCAGGAGTTATCTCTGTCATTTATATTAATTGAGCTCTAATTGAAAGACAGGCACTTGACAGTGGCTAATTAACCACGTAGGGGTACTCCCAAGGGACTAACAAGGTAGAAGTAATCCCAGCAGTTAGGcctgtaaaagcacacaagaagGAAGTACAGGAGGAAGAGTTGGGAGCCTTAAGGAAGGCAGAAGTAGGCAGGACTAGCTGCTGCTACGGCATCCTTTCCTAGAAGCAAATGGAGCTGGTGACTCACTGTCAATATGAAATACAATAAAATTCAGTGGTGGTGATGGAGACCTGGAGTGGTTAAGGCCTCAGGGGACTCTCAGGGGAACACCCCAAGACAGTGTTTTATGCATTTTTACAATAAATTCCAATTAAACAGAAGGCAGCCATTTTCCATGGAATGTCTTAATTAGGAAGGGATGTCAGAACATACCAGATATGTACAGGAACACAGCACAAATGCACTACTATAGTCAGCCTGGAACTCATTTACTGTACTACCCATAAGAAATGTATGAACTTTCCCATTCATATTAAAAATAGGGTATTATTTATGTAGCAATTTACCATCATGCCAAATAAGTAAAAAATTCTGCCCACAGAAAACTCAGTATCTGAGGATATAAGTGAATACAGTAGATAGAATTAATACAAAACATGATGGGGGCATTTCAAATGGTATGTATCAATCTAAGTGGCTTTCTAAGTGTTGCCAAGGATGTTTTGGCCAGTATTGATTGGAAGATTGTCCCAAGCATATTGGGGAGCTTGAAACAAAGCAAGAAGTCAGAAGCAAACACAGGGAACATTGTTGGATGATGGTTTCTCTGCCTTCCTAAGAACACACAAATGCTGTTATTTCAGTCTGCATCTGTAAGATATAGTGTACACTACCAAGAAAACTACAAGACTGTCAGAAAGAATTGGGGTGAAGACAACTACTATTAAGAACAAGAAAGGTGAATAGTTAAAATCCTTATTTGGGAAGAAATGGACAGACAGGGGATATTTCTTCCTAGTCTTCTTTAATTACAATATTGTTACCGTTATTGCTTTATAATAAGAAAAGCAGAAGCGTAAGATGTAAGTCAACATACTCCTAAATCTGTAGGTagcacaaacacacatacagctCACGGAACAACCTTGACTGAAATCCCAGGAAGGCAGTCTGTCTTTGACAGTTTCAGGATGGTACGTTTACCCCATCTGCTCACTAGACTCAGACAGATGCACATGCACAGCTTTatatctaacacacacacacacacactaggtgACCCAAATTTCTTGATTTTATCTTTTTCAAACAATGAATGATTAGAAATCTTAAAAGCCCAACTCtagaaaaataatcaaatttcTAATATTCAATCCTTAACTACTATAATTATGGACACACTTGACCACGCTCTTTCAagtaaattaatattaaaatttaaatgttCAATAGGCAGATAAATcagagttctttttttttttttaaaaatacaaggtTCTTAAGTATTATTTGCAACTAAATTCTGCAGAACATATTCTGCTATTGGTTTGATGCttcagtggaccaaattctgcaatCTGAGATGTAGACAGCAAGTATGCCAACATTATTCAGGCAAATGCCTCCCTCTGCTCTCATTTATCAAGGGACTAAGGAAGACTGGTTACACCTAACCTTATCCAGCGAACACATGCTTGTCACAAACTGTACTAGATAAACTAATTCACCTTCAAGCAAAGTCAGACTGTAGATTACAAAACTCAGAAATATATtaacaaatacatatttttggTTCCAAACAGGATCAGTCTATTCTTCCAATTCACTTAGCTGCCAaacacagaagagaaaagagCTTGCGTTGTTTGCTGGAATCTGGTGCTGACCCAAAAATAAGGTAGGGCATTTGTAGTCACTCTCACGTTGCACTCCGTCAAGAATATGCACAATTGCATATTAAAGTGGAATATAATTTTAGGGCTCCCTTAGTGATTAAGAtcttatatttttttttacaggtgTTGATGTGCAGGATTTTCCACACTATGTGGCAAGTTCTCTGGAGGTCATAATTTTGAATGtggagtttttttatttttagatcatttaaCATATGCAGAAATACATAACTGAAGGGACACAGGATAACATGGACACAGTACACAAATTAGGGTAGAAAATGTGAATATGCTCACTATACTGCCAGCTACTGTGGCTACAAATAAATGAAGGAAGAACAGATATAtctcaaactgaaaacaaagcgGGAAAGACAAAGGACTGGACAAAAATGGGTTAGtcccaaataataaataatgtaaaacagtggttcccaacctttttTGATGTGCCACTCACAAAACAGCCAAAGAATCATCCCATCCCACAATCTTTTGACCACAAAGGATTGTGGAATTTAGGTCGTGAGTATAGTAGGAGTTTCTGCCTGCCTCCCAACATACTCCTCTTTATGCCCACGCTTTGCTCAACTCTGGGGTAGCAAAGATCCTAGGTGCTGTGAAGTCTTCTCCCTTCCCAAGCTCCAAAGTTGAGCATAATTAAGGCAGGGAAGAGAGAAGCGGAGGAGCAACTCTGTGACTGGCTGCCGGGGTAAGTAGGGAGCTGTTCTGCCTGTCACCAACCCCAGCTACTAGGTTTTAGTGACCCAGAGATTTTGCTATTCTCTCAACTGATGGCATGGAACCCACTGCCAGGTCATGTCCTACCAGTTTAGCAATGCTAGTCTAAACTGTTTTcgctgtttaaaatgttttactttgATACCTTTACGTAAGCCACTTGATGTTTACTGAACTTAAGAGAATTaacttattacatttttatattttagagATAACAGAGGTTACACAGCACTTCACCTGCTACTACTACACTGGCCAAATATTTATATAACTGGGACAGACATCTTGACCAGACTTCAGAGAAACCTGGCAATTACACAGAGTAATGCAGAAGAATGTCTTCGTATCTTGTGTGAGAAGGGAGTTCAAACAGACCCTGAAATGGATAGTAACTACAAACACAGCTCCTTGCATTTAGCCTTACACTCTGGAGCCTCTCGAGCTATATCTATTCTAATTGAGAATGGTGCCAACATAGATGACAGAGATGAGTTTGGCAAGACAGTGCTTCACACTGCTGCAGAGCATTTGAACAAGGAGGTAACAGAAACTTTAATCACCTGTGGAGCAAACATTAATTGTACTCTTCCAACTTATGGAAAAACTGCTCTTCAGCTTGCAGTATGCACTGCATCATCTAAAGCAGGCACAGTTTTAGCTGCTGATATAGATTGCATCCGTTTACTGTTAATTAATGGAGCGAAAGTAAATACTCAAGATTGTGAAGGACGAGCAGCTATTCATGATGCTTGCttgggaggaagaaaagaaatagttGATCTCCTCGTAGATTACCATGCAGATGTTAACATTTTAACAAGACAAGGGCAATCTCccctttttctgtttcttcaaCACAGGTCAAATCTAAGATGTATATCACTGTTAAATAAGTTGTTAAACCTCTCATACCCATTGAAGCTAACCAATTATCAAGGAGATCTACCCACTGGACTTCTGCTCCGAGAATTTCAAATACAAAGAGACTTTCTCATAAGATTATCACAAAACATGTTGTCTCTGCAGGACATCTGCAAAATCACTGTCAGAAGAATATATGGGGAAAACAACAAACAATGCTTGAAAAAACAACTTCCCGTAACTGTGTGGAATACTGTATACAACTACCAGGACTACTCACAACTTTGGTAAATAAACCTCATGACTTAAACAGTCACAAAGATAAATGATTCTGGAAGATTTGATTAATGTGTGTGACATATGGAGTGACACACACCTACATGAGAAAGTGAATTGAGAAACTGCTGATCCTGAAACTGTgtaatgaaaaattaaacatgaatCAGGGATGCATATTAATACTGTATGTGTGTTTTGAATCAGCTCTTAACTTCTctcaaatgtaattttaataatcaagggttttttttaaacac
The Lepidochelys kempii isolate rLepKem1 chromosome 10, rLepKem1.hap2, whole genome shotgun sequence DNA segment above includes these coding regions:
- the ANKRD61 gene encoding ankyrin repeat domain-containing protein 61; translation: MGNITKGASTPTTDSDPFTYSLSSCRRKGFKPLQAKLYEAIMKDDSTNIKALLAHQPVNEPLIVWDNSKCRRTLSIQDQSILPIHLAAKHRREKSLRCLLESGADPKIRDNRGYTALHLLLLHWPNIYITGTDILTRLQRNLAITQSNAEECLRILCEKGVQTDPEMDSNYKHSSLHLALHSGASRAISILIENGANIDDRDEFGKTVLHTAAEHLNKEVTETLITCGANINCTLPTYGKTALQLAVCTASSKAGTVLAADIDCIRLLLINGAKVNTQDCEGRAAIHDACLGGRKEIVDLLVDYHADVNILTRQGQSPLFLFLQHRSNLRCISLLNKLLNLSYPLKLTNYQGDLPTGLLLREFQIQRDFLIRLSQNMLSLQDICKITVRRIYGENNKQCLKKQLPVTVWNTVYNYQDYSQLW